AATAATTTTTTTTATATTTCAAAATCTACTTGGATTAATAGCAAGTATATTAGGTATCACTTATTTAAAACTGCAAATAATTGAAAAAGAAATAGATATAGAAAACAAATTAAATAGCAAAAATAATAGATAGTATATATAAATTTATCGTTTTTTTTACTATGGACGATAATTTATTTGGCTTGACATTATTAAAATTTTAAAATGGCTATGATGGCTTTAAAATAAAAAACAGTTTCTGCCAAAAAGGACACTACTTTTTCAATTTGTAGTGTTCTTTTTACTAACTACTATATAACTAATCTATAACTATTAAATAAAAAATAAATAACTTGACATATTACCAAATTAATAATAGAATAATATTAAATTAATAATATGTTAAAGGAGAGTAAATTATGAGTTACGATTTAATATTAAAAAATTTTGTTTTAACTGAACCACATTTACAAACAACAGATATAGCAACTTGTGAATTAAAAATAAAACAATCAGGAGAAAGAGTAGGAATAGTTACAACAATCTATGGGACAACTTTTATAAAAAGAATAACTCCTGATGGATTAGATATAACTTCTATAATAAAATTGCCATTTTT
This DNA window, taken from Fusobacterium periodonticum ATCC 33693, encodes the following:
- a CDS encoding helix-turn-helix domain-containing protein; the protein is MSYDLILKNFVLTEPHLQTTDIATCELKIKQSGERVGIVTTIYGTTFIKRITPDGLDITSIIKLPFFQSIEERNKFIMKHFYGKYTQSDIAIFFNMSQSQISNIIRQYQGV